The DNA region CGTGTGCGCCGAGGTGAACAGTACGCTGAGCGAGGCCGACATGAGGCGGATGATTGACATGGCAGACATCTCGGGCAAGGGGTGGGTTAGCAAGGATGAGTTCATTGAGGTTGCTAGgggcggcttcggccgtGGTTAGCTTTCATATTTTACTAGatgaggaaaaggaggaagGGGGCTATTCAtaagagggaggggggtgggggagtGTATTGAGGCTTCGAAGTTACACGCATATATGTAGTCTCTCTTGAAGGGATTGGGGCAGCCTGCTTAGAGGAGACCGGCTCCATCCAAACTTCGAGTTGGCGGAAAGAGGAGTGAGCACGATAGCAAGGATATTTGTTTTCGTGTTTTCGTATCTCTGTCCCTCAGACAAGCACGGATATCGGCTTGCATGTCTTCTCTCGCAGCCTTCATCTCATCCACTTTGGGTCCCGAGCCATCCAACGCATCCAATCCAGACATGGACCACACTCCCTTGTGAAGATGTTCTACTAGGAATAATTGACAACCGTGGATACAGCTAAAGGGGGACAAATCCGCGTTTGGTGACCGTACGGGATGAATGCCCATGGTTTCTCCGGCCCATTCCCTCTGCTCGTCTTCACCATTGCCTTCATCCCTTCATTTGAAATCAGCTGGCAACGCCAGGCGACCTTCTCACCGGCAACCCGGCCTTTTCGTACGCCATATCGATCATCCTCATCTGGTTGATGCTGTCCTCCCCGTCCACCCAGACCCccgtctccctccccttGACACGGTTAACAAACTGCTCCAACTGATGTCGATACGTGAGCCACCACTCTTCCCCCGTACCCTTCCCCTCCAACCCGGCCTCCTCAAACGTGTACGTCTTGCGCGTCGTCTTCTCGGTCCACCGTCTCACCACCTCTCCGGTCTGCGTGCTCTTGACGAcgaactcgtcctcgacgtcgatgcgGTGCCACACCCCGCCCAGCATGAAGTTCTCAAATTCGATCCTCCTCTTGCGCGTCTTCTCCTGCCCGGGCGGCAGCTTTGGATCGTCGACCACGGCCGCCTTGTGAGACACGCTCAGCCTGGGTACCCCGAAATTCAGCGACGCTGCCCTCAGCCCGCCCTCAGTCTCCGCAGTCCCGccccccttcatcctccaCACGATCCGCCACGCGTAGTCCGTCCTCTCCTCgggcgccggcatcgtctcGAACCGCGCCTCCAGACactcctccgcctcccgccCGAACGTCTGCCTGATCCCGCTGACGCAGTACGTGCCCAAGTCCATcagcgcgccgccggcaaggtcATATTGGAACCggatgtcgccgtcgcccgtcgtCATGAACCACGGTATCCGCCCGCTTGTCTTGACGTGCTCCACGCTGtcctggtcgacgagggtCAGGAAAAACTGCCAGCTCGGCTGGAAGCGGTAGTGAAACGCCTCCAGCAGCACAGGGGCATTGGGGCCCTTCAGGAGGGGCAGCCCGAAcagcgcctcggcctcccgAGCATTGGACACCGACGGTTTCTCGAGGAGGATGTGCTTCCCTGCCTGCAGGGCCTTGAGCGCCCACTCGTAGTGCAGGCCGTTCGGTAGCGGGATGtagacggcgtcgatggaCGGGTCATCGATGAGGGCCTGGTACGAGTCCTTGACGTCCGGGATGCCATGCTtcgcggcgaaggcggcggctTTGGTGCGGTCGCGGGCGGCTACGGACTGCACGACGACTTCGCCATGAGACATGGCGGGGGTGATGAGGGCCACTGGGCTGTTTGCTGCACGTCAGCATGCATGCCTGCCCAGTCGATCCTGTTCTCCCACGATGCCTCGACTCACGCGATCCTGGCGGCGCCTAGGATGCCGAAGCGGACAACGTCATCCTGCTTCGGTGCAACAGGTGGGTTGAAGATGAGATAGTTGCGTCGAAGGAAACCCCATACAGACGACATGGCTCGGGGTTACAAGTTAGTGGCTATGGAGGTTACAGGTTTAGTTTCAACGAAAAAGAGATTGGTTTATGCAAGATATGGGTTGGCTAGATGAATTCGGCAGACTCGCAAGTTAATATAAGCATATGGGCTTGGGGTAGGGAGGGGATGCGACAATCTGCATGACGACCTGAACAAGGTTCTCGATCCGCGAGGCGCAGTGGCCGAGAAACCGAGCAACGTCGCTAAGATCATTGACTTGAGATGAGGTCACGTTTTACCCAATCCTGCTGGCGGGGAATGATATTCGAGCTGATGTGGCATTAAATCCGAACGCGCGCATGTTGCTGCAATTGTCCCTACAACACACGGGCAGAGCCAACACATGTACACTGCACGTCACCGCATACCGAACATGTGAACAGTCAAGAAGTTTGTGTCTTTTTTTACTTCATTTTGAGAACTACGTAGGTAAGGCGTCTTTTGACAGCTTTGTCCTACGATGCAGAGCAGACCGCATCTCGGTTTGGTCCTGCCGCTGCAGAGGTATCACCCATTATTCATCCTTTACAAAACATCGTTGGCGTTGAAGTCGTACAGGGCCTGCTTGACACGCTCCTTCATGGTCTTCTCACCCTCACGGACCCAGACTCTGGGGTCgtacttcttcttgttggGCTTGTCGTCACCCTCGGGGTTGCCGACCTGGGTCTTCAGGTAGTCGATGTTCTTGACGACGTAGTCACGGACACCGGCCAGGTAGGCGAACTGGAGGTCAGTGTCGACGTTGACCTTGACGACACCGAAGGAGATGGCCTTCTTGaactcctcgacggcggaACCGGAGCCACCgtggaagacgaagaaaacGGGCTTCTTGTCGTTGGTGCCCAGCTTCTGGGCGACAAACTCCTGGTGCTTACCGAGGAGCTCGGGGTGGAGCTTGACATTGCTACGAGGGTCAGCGTTACGTTCATGCGAATGCGCCGGAGGCGTTATGCTTACCCAGGCTTGTAGACACCGTGGACGTTGCCGAAACCAGCAGCGATGCTGAAGTAGGGGCTGATGGGGTTCAGGGCCTGGTAAATGGCGTAGATATCCTCGGGCTGAGTGTAGAGGGAGTTGTTGTCTGATGCGTCGTTAGTCAGGCTCGTGGAGATAGCAAAGCATGCAGCGTTCACTTACCGACATCCTCGTTGTtgacg from Colletotrichum higginsianum IMI 349063 chromosome 4, whole genome shotgun sequence includes:
- a CDS encoding Oxidoreductase domain containing protein; its protein translation is MSSVWGFLRRNYLIFNPPVAPKQDDVVRFGILGAARIAPVALITPAMSHGEVVVQSVAARDRTKAAAFAAKHGIPDVKDSYQALIDDPSIDAVYIPLPNGLHYEWALKALQAGKHILLEKPSVSNAREAEALFGLPLLKGPNAPVLLEAFHYRFQPSWQFFLTLVDQDSVEHVKTSGRIPWFMTTGDGDIRFQYDLAGGALMDLGTYCVSGIRQTFGREAEECLEARFETMPAPEERTDYAWRIVWRMKGGGTAETEGGLRAASLNFGVPRLSVSHKAAVVDDPKLPPGQEKTRKRRIEFENFMLGGVWHRIDVEDEFVVKSTQTGEVVRRWTEKTTRKTYTFEEAGLEGKGTGEEWWLTYRHQLEQFVNRVKGRETGVWVDGEDSINQMRMIDMAYEKAGLPVRRSPGVAS